The DNA window CTCCAATCCTGTCTGTTCGTTCTCCGAGCTGTGACtccattgcagtgagctggaaGGCTGTGCCTATGGCAGCTGGCTTCTCTGTGTCACTCATGAGATCGGATGGTTTGGGCAGAGTGCTGAAGCAGAACACCACCAACACCTCCCTGATATTTACAAATTTAGATCCAGGAACTCTGTATACTATTAAGGCTTATGCCTGGAATGCCAATGGGATGCCGGGAGATGATTTCACATATAATCAAAGAACAAgtaagaaattttcttttctgaaaccAAGTCAGCATTCTAAGAACAACACAGCAACAATATACCAGAAagtatttttgtgtatttgtgattgTAGTATGTTTTTCAAAGATACATTGAGTAGATTTTCAGATTATATTTTTGCCTCATCTCAAAGTTTAAGGAAGCTCAGGTGACACGGCTTTGTTTAGTGAACAGTACTGAGGCAAAGATAGCAATTACTGTCACTAAAGCACACTAAAGTACAACTAAAGTTGTACTTAGGACAGGTCTGGACAAGGGTTACACAAGCTCAGACTGATTTTGATGATTTTTCCAATTGTGAGAATCAAATATTCAAATAAGCAGGGAGTTTCAGCCATTGTCAACTAGAActacttctttttaaaaatgtaattttgacATAAATGAGGGTAAAGTTTGCACtcaaaaaatgcatttagttTGCAAATTGTGAAAGAGATCATGTCTGTAGGCTATAATCTAAGTTATATTTATGTGTTCCAAATTGATATACCACAGGTCCTAATGCACCAGTGGATGTTAAAGTAGCTTTCAAGAGCGGTGCTTTAAGAGCTGCTGTCTCCTGGATGCCAACAGAAGGAGCTCTAACTTACAGCGTCACAGTCTCCAGTGGACTCCTGACACTGAGGTGTGACAcatctgctgcctcctgcatggtgccatccctgcagtgcagctctgaATACGATGTGTCTGTCACAGCACACAATGATGCTGGATCCAGTGAACCTACTGATGCAGTGAGCTTAACAACGAGTATGTCACTGATTCTTATGTAGCTTATGGCATTTTAACATCTACTTCTTTAATTTCAAATGTAAATGAGTCCACTGCAATTCACAGGTGATTCTCAAATAGTTCTGCTTCTGAccttttttcattaattatgtCATATACTTTTCTGTTGCAGGGGTAAGAGCCTAagcatttttcatatttctgtgaCAAAAACTTGCAGTGGTGGAACAACTTTGTGAGGAAATGACATTAAGAGCTGCCTCTGAGCATAGAACTGTTCTGGGTCACATCAAGTTGTTAGTTAGAAAGGGGTCAACAAAAGCACATTTAGCCAAAGTAACACCACTACACTAAATTAAGAAACCATCAAACATATTCAGGACAATAGCTTGCTCAGTTCAGctacagcagcactgccatgtcAGAGATTGTTGTTTCCTGACCTGTTAGATGACCTGCCCatttaataaaaatctaaacaatttctttttatcaTATCCTACTTGAAATACACAACATGGTGTACTTAGTTATTTGATGTAACCTGCCTCATTTTGACTTTTGATAGGAGATCAATCATGGGAGCAACTCTGTGGTGCATCTAACAGGAAGAGAGAGCCTTATGCCAGATAGCTATGAAGCTGTTGTGGGCTGTCATCTCAGCCAACACTGCTTCAGCTAGATCAcatatattcattttaatagcAGCAAGCTACACTTTACTGAACTAGaaagaaagtaaatatttaaacaaaagcCATGGAGTTTGCAATTCAATGTGGCATTTTGGAATGGCAATAGAAAGGAAACCTAAGCAAAGGACAGTTCTACTCAGCCACAGCCAgtaaattttataaaaaatagaaaaggttTTCACATATAGAGGCTTTTGGATGCCAACTGCTATTCATGCTAGTATTCCAATTATCATCCAAACCTACTATTTGTGAGCACACACTGTGCcagtttcttttgaaatattgcCTGGTGTCACTTTTTTTGTGCAGAGGGCTCCTTAAACAAATGTTTCTGTAAAACATGATGGTAGCATCTATTTTGTTGTGTAAAAATCATACCCACTTGTCATCTAAATATAAGCACCAACCTCTGTAAAGGCAGCTAAGTTGCTGCTTTCTTGATCAAGACAGAGCAACTGTTCAAGCTGAGTAGAATAATTCTATTTTCTATATAATTCAATATATCACTGATTTTCCTTTATTCCCCAAGAGTATAacttcaagaaagaaaaaaataattgtattgagaatttttttttcatttattttcagttcctTGTGCACCAGTAAACATATCAATTGAGGAGGAGGAACCTGGGCACTTGCTGGTATCATGGTCTAGTGTCAGTTTGGGTCATTATTACGTGGTTTTTGTGAAGAGTGATGATGGCTTGGAAGTGCACTGCAACACATCACATACTCAATGCCATTTCCAGTCAGACTGTGGTTTCACTTATTTCATCAGTGTCTTTGCATATAACAAGGCAGGACAGAGTCCTCCAGGTGATGTACTCAATTACACTACTGGTAAGTAGCCACGTATTCCTGCAAATTCATTTGGATCCTTTACCTGTATTTATTGTTGAGCTGTTTGGACATTTTTATGGGAAGATAATGACTTACAGTTCTATTTTTATTCAGGTTTTGGGCATAACACACAAAGGttggcagagaaaaagaaacagttcATATTGCAATTAAACTTAACTTGCATAGTCAAGTGCAACAACATGCATACAAATTTGAAAACAGTTTAACAATGCACAATCATCAGGCAAGGACATATGAATAACACACAGACCTGGCATAACATTTGAATTCTAGTCCTGTCTGCGTTTTTGGTAAAACTATTTAAACTATTAAGTAAAACTATTTTTGGTTTTACCTCAGGAAGAGTGTACCAAAGTCTCCAACTTCCTTGTACTTGGAGGGAGTTTTCATgcttggaaaatgaaaaaaaaatactaagtTCAATGTTGAAAAGAAGACTGTTATTTAATCTCTAgacctttaaaattttaaaccaaaagTATGTATAATTCCTGTGTCTGACCTAAACACTAGTATGTCCTCTGTCGATTTGGAAGTAGTAGCACTAAATTAATTTAAGAAGTAAATCTGGGATTCATTGGGCTGTTTGCACAGTACTGGTCAACCAGAGAAGATAGGAAGCACATAGAGAAATGAAACGAGGCTTGTATTTGCACCATTTTCCCACTCCCATTCGGGTTTCCCGTCTGCCTTTCCGTGCGCAGCTCCTTGTTGCCCAGGTGACTTCAGGGCCGTGTTCGTGTCAAGCGACACGGTGCGGGTGGCCTGGGCGCCCGTGCGAGGCGCGGACCTGTACGAGACGCGGGCggccggcggcagcggcgcgctgctgtgcagggacacgGCCGCGGCCTGCACGCTGTCGGCCCTGCAGTGCGGCACCCCCTACAACATCACCGTGCGCTCCTTCAGCGAGGCCCGCGGCAGCAGCGCCTCGTGTGCGCCTCACTGCGTGCCAACAGGTACTGATCGCTCGTGCTGCTCTAGCTGAGCAAATCGTTACTATATAGCACAAGCACACTGATTCGTGCATCAAAACGGTACTGGAGAGCTAAGGTGCTGTTTAACTAAGCTCACTgataaaaagtttttaaaaaacagcaacTCCAAAACTGAAAGTCCATAAGAATACACTATAAGAGGGGGAACTTATATCAAATTTGTACTGAAAGCTTCTGATAGCTTCAGTATTTTGAAAATCAGAATTACAATTTATACACAAAATCCTTACGTTGTCTGTTCTGTCAGAATTTCTAAATTCTCACCAGGAGTAAAGCATATAAAGATCATATGCTTTTctgaagtaatttaattttcacatGTAACTTATGTAATATGCATCAATAATCTGTTTAAAtactattaatattaaatatttcagctccctgcagtcctgaaattaaaaatatctcaaaggAGGGTCCATCTGTAATCAGTGTGCAGTGGCAAGCTAACAATGAAGAAGCTATGTACGTTGTCACTGCCAGAGGAGAGGCTGGACTTTGGGAATGCACAAGCACCAGGAATTCCTGTTCCCTAATGGATCTTCCCTGTGGATCTGCTTTCTCTGTAAGTGCTATAGCAAgatcagcagcaggacagagcttaCCAAGCTACAGTGTCCCTTTAGAGACAGGTATGAGGAATTGTATATAGTTCAACATACTTAGcagcataatattaaaatagttCTATGACTCTATGGTTTTggctattttttatttacaatatATGCACATTGTACTATGTATTGCTGGATGTCCTTTTTGTAAACCTGTCTGTATCTTTGTGTGTGACAAGGAAGGGTCATTTGGCAGTTGCCTCAGACTGAGAGGCCTTAGTGCAACCAATTATCTTCTGGCACAGCTAACTAGAATGCAATAACATATGCCACTAATGCAATGCATAATTCTTGTCAGCATTTTGATATTTAGTACTACTAGGAGAGGCAATGAGGTAATGTCCATGTCAACAAATAAACAGTTGTAAAGAACAGATTAAAGAACATCCTACTCACTATTCCTGCTATTAATTTGTTAACAGGTTTTGTTCTCTACCACCTCTCCAGGCAGAGATTTATATACACCAGGATCTGGTTTTAACATGCAGTTTGGCTGCAGTCATTTTACATTGTAGAGGAAGAGACTTGAAACAGAGACAGAGCTGAAATGAGATATATGACTTGAGGGATAGAGACAGACCCTGCTTAATTAAACTACAGATGTACTCTGATATTCTGATGAAAAATCTTAGTCGGTTTTAGAATCTTGGTGAACAATCATTTTATAATAATTCCAGGGTTCTAACCCATCATTAGAGACAAATTGATCTTACATTAACATTCTGTTTATTAGAGGCTTGCCAGCAGAGTCAACTATTTATTGGCATGCCTGAAAAATATGCACTTCTTAATTCCTTTAATCTTAATCATGTACTATTCTACCTGCAACCCTCCAAACAACTTCCATTTTCCAGGTACAAAACAGAATTAACTTCTctgtttttgttctctttcagcTCCTTGTTGCCCTAGTGACCTGATACTAACTCAAGTGACACAGTCAGTAACCAACATCAGCTGGTCTGTTGGGAGGGGTGCACAGACATATGTAACAACACTGGAGTCTCCAAAAGGACAGGCAAAGTGTCACACACTTCAGACCTACTGTCTCCTGGGATGTATCACATGTGGCACCAACTATACAGTGTCTCTGAGAGCCATCAGTGAGACGGGTTTGACATCCAGCTGCACCTATCAGGGATACTCTTCCAGTACGTCAAGTGTAAATGCAATTGGGAAGAAAAACTTTGTGTGGTGTTCCTCTGATAAAAATAGCAAAGCTGAAATTCAACACACAGCTAATACACCTGCAGTTCCCTCTTTAAATAAATGCACTTTGGATTATTTTCCTATAATCAAGACTTGTTCTTTCAACAGCCATCAGTTGGCCATATAAAGAAGTTCTAATAATATTGCTCCAGAAAcagttttttaatttaaatgacaCTGTGGCATAATTAAATTTTAGAGAACTCAAAAGGATTCTAGGTATTCTAAAGTAGGTCTTATGCCAGGTGAGAGCAACAACATTCCAACACGTAAAACAATGACAGAATTCCCGCTCCATAAAATTACTCTAAATAAAACTTTTCTCTCCGAGTTCAGTTCAATAATTATTTTGGCTTTgtgaaagaataattttctctttgaaatgcTGGTACTCAGAGTAATATGGTTTAAACTGCAGTCTAGAAATTTATAATACATTGTGAGTTCACAAAATTTGCTCattgttttttactttcttaGGTGCTTGCTGCCCTTCTGGGGTGAAGCTCTATAGACTCAGCAACAATGGCATCAGGGTGTTCTGGCGAGCTTCTGATGAAACAATAAACTACAATGCTGATTTACATGGCTCAAAGGGCAACTTCAGCTGCACCCCCAGCTCGGGTCTGAGTCACTGTGATATCACCAGGATACCCTGTGGGGATGTCTACACTGTGCTGGTGGCTCCAGTGACCAACAAGGGGCCACAGCCCACATTCTGTCCTAAGAAAATATATTCAGGTAgaatttaaatttgatttttaaattttttaaattttttttttttaaatgctagaTGGCTACAATGTAATCCAAAGTTATGCAGGTAAAGGTGGCATGGAATAAACCTTTGTGCTCTAGTATTGACTGCAGAGTAAACTTTATGAGTGCAGTCTTGCAATATCTGCAATGGGAatttcacagcagcattttggCCACACTTATCTGCACAGGTACCTCCAACTGGATCACCCATATCCTGGTGAATATAGAAAACTTAATGTTCAGTTGGGAGGTTAGGAATGGTTAGAATATACAAGCAAATAAATAAGCTTTtgtttcatgtatttttaaaataaagaaacaagCAATAACTGCAATGAATCAGTCCTAATCAcgttttttaaagtaaaaatttttttaaagggaaagaaattacTTTGCTATTCCCAAGGCATGGATTTAATCCATTATGAAACTACTGCTATCTGATGGGGTTGCCTAGTAGTATAGATGGACTACATACTGTAGACTAATAATATTTTGCAGCTTACAACCTGACATCTAACACTTTCCCTACTGTTTCATGTCATTTCAGTCACCTGTTCTGGAAGCTCTGTTGGAATGGGTAAGAGCAATACATTCGttaaaaattcataaatattATAGAATATAATTATAGAATATTTTTGCATCATCTTCGTATAagatgtatataaaatatagactTGATAGTCAAGGTTTCTGGTAGTGGTATACAGGTTTATCTCATCCCATTTTATaatgtataattttaaaaaaccaaacaaaaccttaCCTATATTGTGGCCTGTATACAATCAAGCATGGTCACAACACTTACTGCTAATTTGATAGCACACAATAAAAGGCAGGATTATCTTTTATAGCCTTCCCACATCCCATTACAAATGAAACTAGGTGGCACTTCTGCTTTCTATTTtcaaaaaggtaaaaaagaaagTGTGGCTTACCTCAATCTATTCTACCTTATTTCTTCTGGGTTTCTGCAGGATAATGTTTTATTTGCCTATGTAACCTGCTAGAAACAACTTCAAAAGCagccactgaaataaaaatttctcaAGACAGTTGCTTTTCCCTAACTGGAATTGTCTTAATTTCCAAATTCTTTTATAGTTATTTATAGAGGAAAGAGCAATGCAAAACACATCTAGATGAAATTCTGGTTCAGATAAGGAGGTAAGTTATAAGAATCACAATTCATATTAGAATGTATGAATCGAACTTTTCCTGCTGATTAAATCTTTGGGATTGGAGGGAAATGCGTCACCAGCCCTGTATATCTCAAGTGGTTTGTTAAAATCCATATTTACCTCTGAAATCTCTTGTCATTTATTTCTACTAAAACTACTGATTTGTCCTCTCCTCCATTTGTAACAACCTTCTTTTACTTCATTAAGCCTTCACTTCACTATGCTGTAATTTCCCAGAAAAGCCCTTAAATccaaacagataaaaatattcTACCGCACTCATTTACTTTCTCCTGGTGTTCTGGACTACTTTCTGCTCCTGTCTCAGAGGAATGACCAGAAATCACTGCTGACTTTTTCCCCTACGGCTGATCtcctttttgctgctgttcaCCTACTGCTATCCTGGATGTTAAGATTGTTCATAACACCATTCTCCCTAAATgttattttcagtcttttttcccctgaagctGGAAAGCCCCATCTGTGCTTAAGTGCAACGTTCACAGCTGCTTGAGGACTGGGAGCAGGAAAGCTGAACACCCAGCCATATCTGAGACCTAATCCACAATCATACTCCACAGCAGTTACTTTTTCAGCCAACTTTGAAAGCAAAGTTTAAAATCAATGGTTCCACAAACACATGTCATTTAACAGAGTTTTTGGAAGCTCAAGTGTACAAAGGTATCCAAAGACAACAGGGTTTCTAGCACTATTTTCAGCTTATAAAAACAGACACTATCCATTctggaaattttctttcttcagggAACACATGTTAAGTATCTCAGCCAATGCTTCTGATCACTTGTGCAAAATCTCAAGGAAATCTCAGCTTCAGTAAGTTGCTTGTAGATGGCCCAAGAATTGCATGCTGCTTCTTAAAACATGATCTGCATTTAGTCACGATCAAACATTTAAAACTGCTCTGCATTAGTTAATAGAAAGTTGGTTttctcaataaaaaaaaaaaacaaacagccttCTTTCTTGAGGGTTCTATGTCAGTATTTGTTCTTTACAGACATCATTGCCAAACACTGTCACTACAGTATTAAGTGTTTAACTGGGTTTTTAAAGATCTGAAGCAATTGGTTTCTTTTGGAACCAAATTCAAGCCCTGAGGTACTTCTTTTCACCTGAGCAATTCGGATAATTCCATGCTCTAATACTAACTCTTAGTGTACTTAAAGCCATTCTAAACTGTTGGTGTATGTCTTCTTATTTTCCCTGAGAATTAATTAACACCTCAATTACACACTACTACAATTACTACAAACAACGTTGTAGTGCTATTTTCATCAGCTCCTCTCTCTTTTGTCACTGAAGTGTAATTGTATCAGAATGTATTATTTGTATGtctgttggggaaaaaaaagcaaaaagctggAGTCATGATTTCAAGAAAAAACACATTGATTCAGCTCGAAAATGTGTAGGAGATATATATTTAGcaaaacagggaggaaaagcaaCACAATGAAACTGAGCCACATATACACCTCCTACTATGGCAGTGTGTAACCTCAAGGTGTTTTCCAGGCATTAGACATTGCCTGGGTACAATTGTCTAATAGTTAACACTGCTGATATGTGAAACAGCACTTGGAATTCACTGAGCTGATTAAAAAATTTGGTCAGGATTGGTTGCAGGTTCTCTCCAGACTGAGGTAAACACACTTTTATGGGTCATGCTGGCTTCAGATCACAGGAAAGGACAACTAAATGTCACATTTTTGTAGACACTGTTTCTGTACTCACATGAAGCTCTGGACTTCatgaagcaaaaaaaccccaagcaataAAATTCTCAACtgaacaaacaacaaaaatcttaccaaaaaaccccaaacaacccaaCCCCACTGTCTCTTGAAAGAAGACTAGAGAACAAGAAAATTCCTGTTGAAGGCTTGGAGGTAGGCAGCATATGGATATGCTAAAATGGATGCTTTGAGAGCAGTATCTGTGAAATCATGTGCACTAACAAATTAGGTGATTAAAACCACCTAGGTTATTTCATAGTAGATGACTTCATTATTGCTTacttaataaaaaatttaaattcaatGCATAATAGTAAAGATGTATTTAGTTGGAATTACACAAATATGAACACTCGCAAAAAATTTtgtatatattatttaaaatatacagtTTTAAGTTTCATATGACATAGAATAATAGCCCCAAACTTAGATTTCAATCCACTGAAAGAAGTCACAAAAATCTACCCTTCAGCTGATTTCAGACTCAACCCAAATTTACTGAGATTTAGTGTTCTACCACATCTAACTATTGCTGGTGAAGAGTAAAAGAGATACAATAACAACCTCATTGCAAAACATCAAAAGTGGCACTTAAATGCTGCTTTACCCTGCTTAATAGCTGGTGGTCATCCATACTTAAAGCTACATGCGCTGCACAATGGGGCAAAGGGTTCAAGCAACTAAAGCCAGCAgaattcatcaaattccttcAGGTTCCCCTAAAGAGGGGAACTTGTATGCTGTATGAGGCTACTAATATTATATTCCAGTACTCAGCATTGGAGCCACAGGAAATTCCCAAGCCAGATGAGGTTTCACAAGGATAACTATCCTAGGCTGTTATGGACACATGGCATACTATGGCAACTTGGGGTTCATAGTGCTTCGGTCATGGTCATTTACCCTGAGAACTGAAGAGTGCACAGACTGAGAGACAACAGCTCTGCAaccacagctcctccagctaAAACTGGCAGAAATTGTCTTCTAATGCCCCTGAGATGAATGTCCAGTGCATCTGTACTGCACTGCAACAACTGCACAGAGTGGGCAGCACTGGTGCCTCCACTAGCTCACCCCTGCTCATCAGTGCTGctttcacagccctgcagctccttctgctttcctttttaaggaacatgaaataataaaaatggcatcagaaagacaaaaaggaaTTAAGAAACCCTGGATACAAACTGAAGAGCTGTATGACAGTAAATCCTAAGGATAACTTTAGACAGGTGTCTTGATTCAAGTAACTGTCACAGGTCTTGGTTGGCAGCGAATATTGCGCTGTGCATTACACTGCTAACTCTATCGATTGTATTAAATTCAGAGGTTAGAAAGGACTACttataaaataggaaaataaaagcacagtCCTGAAATCACTGCACTTGTAAAGAGATTCTGGGATGAGCCAGTCTTTGCACAAGCTATAGCAAAATATTCACCATCTTTGTTGTAGTGAGACAGTACTTGTCCACGTTCAGGTCAAAGATTGTCTCTCAAATAcctgcattttttcctgcaaataaACCATTCTTTCACTGTACTGCCCAACAGTCTTGGGAAGAGGAAGAGCCCTGAAGGAACAACTGGAAATCAGTAATCAGTAATCCATTTTCCCTGACAAAACACTGgttctgcagcctctctgcccAAGAACATATTTGTTTCAGAAACTGAAGGTTAAAACCAAGGCCAAAAGAAGCCCTCTAGACACAAACAAGATAAATTAAAGTTGCCATCACTGGACAGAATCCATGCAATCTCTTGGCAGACTGCAGAAACAGTTCTAGTTATCTACTAGacagggtattttttttcttctccgATCTTAAATGAAAGCTCAGTATTTTAGTTTTACACTGCAAGGGAATGAATTTGTTGAAGCTTAAGTTTTGTTTCAAGTTCAGACTTCAAATCAGTAACACAAATATAAGCAGACAACCTTAACAACACCAGTCCTAAAAAATGTTGATTACTAAGGATCATGGTGATAAAGACCATTACAGTTCAGAAAACAGGaagagaagggaggaagaaaaaagtttacTTCTTGGAATACTACGGAATGAAGTATACTGTTGCAAGTCAAAACACTGTTTTCCCTGgatgtttaaaacaaaatatgccTTGATGACCTGAATCACACAGAAGCAAAAAAGGTGCAAATATTGTATTTCTACCCTCAGGTTACTTCATGATTGATTCCCACTTAGTATTCTTCCTCTCTTGGGgctgcagcatttcttttgTCTGCTACATCTTTGTTGTAAGTCACTTATTTTATAAAATCTCTCATTCATACAAAGTGTCACTtgatctgaaaataaaatgtggagGAAATGAAGCACTCTTTAACTGGCCATGAACGTGCAGGGAAAAGCTGACACTCAATACAAAGGAATTAATTGAGAGTTTATTCCAGGTGGTTCTCCTCACTGAGTATACAAGTCATCAGAATAATCTATGAAATAGACTTGGACTTTAATGATATGATCTTTTTCTATAatgcattttggtttttccGTCTAACaacctgtttaaaaaaaaatctgccagaTGAAATGTTCAGCACAACCTGTGATCTTTACTATTTGTagaaaatatgaattaaaaaagGACACTATCAGTTAATTCTTACTTTAAATGTTTACACTTATAAAATGCTTTGGAAGCTTGAAACTGAAATCCTTtgtgatatttttcttcttcctaccTCCCTCTTCCCATCTTCAATGCCTTTATTAGCCCAGGATTATCATAAATGACAGAGTGCAGCTGCTTAAAAACATTAAAGGACCACAAATGGATAaactgtgttttttttaaaaaaaggaagcttACATGGATTTTcttcaaacaaataaaatgcataGATGGCTACGGTACTCATCTGTCAGCCTTTACAGTGTCCGCTTGAGGTAGCCTTTCTACAGAACAACTAAACAAGCCCCAACGTCATCTAAATCCTTCCATCAAAACCACTCTCTGAAAGTCCACTCAATTTAACACCACTGGTGATCAacataatacattttaaaagctttggaCAAAACAGCAGATACAGTGGGCATAAATGTTAGTTCTAAATCTGCAGCCCTCAATGTACATTGTACGCACATAAATATCTCAGCTATAATACACATTCCAGATCCATCCCTAAAAGCCATACTATTATGGAAAGCACAGCCATGCTAACTTCAGGATACAAACCATAATTCCACGTCTACAAAAGGAAAGTATAATTAGTGGCAGTTTATTGCCTCATACAAATTTAACCAACATGGCAACCATGCCAAAggaattaaaacattttcaggaCATATGTACAGACTGTACATTTCAGAAACATCTgaacaataaaaatgcaagaaCAATCTCGGCATTACAAATTAAACTAAACAAATGGTTTGAAACTGTCAATGCATTGAATGGGTTTACAAAGGCACTTCCCTACCGAAAATAGGAAATGACAATCTGCAGCCTAGAGGGAGGTTGGAGAAGAGTGCTCATCAACTACTGCACAATCTcaactttaagaaaaaataagcagGATTTAATCAAACATTTATAGGATTCAATGTGATCCACTTCTGAAAGAATTCACACAGTctcatctttgtttttctgttgcttttcttgGCTCTCTCGTTCTGTACTTTGGCTCCTTCGACGATCATGTTTGTCAGAATGGTCCTTGCTATCACTGTGATCATGTTTGTGGGAACGTTCTTTGCTTCTGCTACGCTTCctggatttttctttgctgGGACTCTGATCTCGTTTTCTGGACTTCTCAACACTATCTGTTcttcctctgcttctgcttctaCTTCTTTTATTTGACTTctccttattttcatttttatgtttacttgatttttctttgctcctgcttctgctgcGCTTACCTGTGTTCCTGCTTCGGCTCCTACTCCTATGCTTTCTTTCCCGGCTTCGACTTCTACTATGCTTCCTCT is part of the Zonotrichia leucophrys gambelii isolate GWCS_2022_RI chromosome 8, RI_Zleu_2.0, whole genome shotgun sequence genome and encodes:
- the FNDC7 gene encoding fibronectin type III domain-containing protein 7, with translation MHGAKSKSLAFTGVLLGCLEMVFSANTAPDIPVIDQAYSKLSNSITVEWRAVPGATNYMLTAQDGDSFVEAIVKNSPGTVTGLKPATLYRITVRSISSGGKSQPSPFRKVKTVLAAPILSVRSPSCDSIAVSWKAVPMAAGFSVSLMRSDGLGRVLKQNTTNTSLIFTNLDPGTLYTIKAYAWNANGMPGDDFTYNQRTSPNAPVDVKVAFKSGALRAAVSWMPTEGALTYSVTVSSGLLTLRCDTSAASCMVPSLQCSSEYDVSVTAHNDAGSSEPTDAVSLTTIPCAPVNISIEEEEPGHLLVSWSSVSLGHYYVVFVKSDDGLEVHCNTSHTQCHFQSDCGFTYFISVFAYNKAGQSPPGDVLNYTTAPCCPGDFRAVFVSSDTVRVAWAPVRGADLYETRAAGGSGALLCRDTAAACTLSALQCGTPYNITVRSFSEARGSSASCAPHCVPTAPCSPEIKNISKEGPSVISVQWQANNEEAMYVVTARGEAGLWECTSTRNSCSLMDLPCGSAFSVSAIARSAAGQSLPSYSVPLETAPCCPSDLILTQVTQSVTNISWSVGRGAQTYVTTLESPKGQAKCHTLQTYCLLGCITCGTNYTVSLRAISETGLTSSCTYQGYSSSACCPSGVKLYRLSNNGIRVFWRASDETINYNADLHGSKGNFSCTPSSGLSHCDITRIPCGDVYTVLVAPVTNKGPQPTFCPKKIYSGRI